In the genome of Podospora pseudocomata strain CBS 415.72m chromosome 7, whole genome shotgun sequence, the window GGCTGACTTGCACCACCTTAATCTTTTGAAAATGCGGTTGCAACCGATTATGGATCAGATTCACCGCAAGTATCGGAAGTTTAGGCAGCCGGTCATTCCCCTTCAGCAGATTGCGTATCTGTTTGATGAGCAGGATCCCAACTTTGTCCGGCCTGATCTTGCCGAGGGCGAGCACAGGCCGTATGAGATTGCACGGGACAAGGAGGGCACTGAGGGCATCAGGGACACGGCCACGGGCAAGTTTTTTTACAATTtggagaccaccaccatcgagGAGAGGCTTGCCAATGGGTATTATGCCCGGCCGCATGATTTCTACAAGGACATCAACAGGCTTTATCTGGATGCGAAGAATATTGGTGACAAGGACAGGACACTCAAGGCCAATGAGCTGAGGACTAACGTCGAGGTGGATGTGCATGATATCAGCACCTCGCTGGCGAATCAGGGGATCAGGTTTGACGAGATTTACGAGAGGCAGCTACAGAGGGTcagggaggcggaggagaaggctaGGAAAAGGAAGGTTGTTCACTCGGTTATTGATCTGATCCAGTCGGATATTCCAGGTGATGGGGATAGTGACTCTCAGGGGCCCGTGGGCATTGGTTTGCCGCTTTCGCGCAATGCGGGgacgacggcggcgaggttCCAGCCGATTTTGAGTCCGCCTTCTAGGGGCCATGGGGATTCGACGCAGTCGAGGCCGTTGACGAACGGCACGCCGGCGTCGAAGgtgggtgatggggatgtgcAGATGGGTGGGATGGATGAGGATACTCAGCCGTTGACTGGGAGGGATTTGATTTCGCCGCTGCAGTGGCCCATACCTAGGAATGTTGGGGGTCCGCTGGGTGATTCGGCGAGAGCAACGGCGGGGAATATGTCGCAGCGGTCTGCTATCACCTCTGTTCCGCCGGGTATGTCACCGTCGGCATTATTGAATGATGCTTCGACGACCAAGACGTCGGACCCGTCGACAAACCACTCCAACAACTGGAgcacacaacacaccaacGGCACTACGGGGCAGAACAACCCTGACGAGACGTCCCAGCTGGAAGACACGCAGTCTCAAAGCATCCACCCAAGCGGGTTCCTGGCTGGACAAAGCCACAGCCAAggctcatcatcaagcagcCAAGCCTGGGCGCACTCCCAGGCAGCGGGCATAGCACAAGGGATTCTCCAACCTAGGGGTGGCGTCCCGCAGGTCACAGCTCAACGAACGCCCTCCCATCCCTTGTCCAACGTCAACCGTGTCACCATTTCAGAACAAGGCTCCCCGACCTCGTCGCAAAAACCCGCGCCAAAGGCCGCGGCAGCACCTTTGGCAAACATTCTCAACGACGAGAATGCCTCCTCTAGCGGTGGCAAAccctcccaaaacaccccttcgacgacaacaacaaccacttcCGGACCCCTTACCGTCATCTCGGGTGTTCCCACCCCGGGATCGAAGGGATCTCACCACTCATCTCAGCAACCTGTCCTGCACGAGGGTCGGCTGTCAGAATTTCTGGATATTCTGGCGGACAGGACAGCGGGGTGTTCGATTGAACAGCTGGAGCAGATTTACCGGGAGCTGATGGATGAGATTTGGCAGAGCAGGCACGACTGGAACAGGATGGCGGTGCTGAGCCgggtggcgggggtgtttAATGATGCGATTGGGGATATCGAGTTTGTGCAGGGGGttctggtggaggaggagagggatgaggaggaggaggaggagaagaggaaggggaaggagaaggttttggagagtgtggagggcggtgggaggCCAAGTCAGGGGAGTTCGCAAGGacgagggggggatgggttttgggctgggttggggttggtggggaatACGAGGGgtgagaaggagcaggaggggtggttttaTTTGCGGTGAACTTCTTGTTAGGCAGGTTTTGTGTATTATGATGGGGGGGAatatgggatgggatgggaagcgtgggtttttctttttatgGTAGTTTGGTGGGGGTATAAAATTTGATCTTTGTAGTGGTTAACGAGTGCATTGAGAAAGAATTcaaagaaagggggggggtgtttttgctgtcgttgctgtcgttgttgatggggattGCTTCGGCGTTGGGGGTTTATCAAGTTTGTGTAGGTTATGTCAGTCAGGCAGGGGTGTATATTTTGGTCTCTTGGGTCATTTTCTGTTAGTTTATTTAGAGAGAgagttggtgggggggggtaAAAGAATCGATGAAATTGAGTTATGGTCTTCTGAGTCTGAGGTTTGGTGATTTTGCCTAAGCTATTGACCTTCTCCTTGGACAGCTGAAGTTTAACCtggggggtgaaggggggggagggggggtggttgctgtCGTGAAATGTGGATATTTTTGTCCACCGCAGGGCTGTTGTCGGTATCAGACCTTTCCAGAAGGAAGTTGGGAATGCAATGCTGTAGCCGCTGAAAACCTCGTGGAAATCCTTGAAATGACTTGAGGATCAAAACCCCATGTACTACGGTCTGGTTCTATTGCGGGTTGTTTATGAAGAGAgacggggggaggggagtacAAGAGttgagaagaaagaaaacaagattAAGAGAACTTTGCCGAGTTTAAGGGTGTCATGGGCTTGAGTAAAGCGGTAAGTCTATCCTTGATACCCAACGAAATAGAGACTGCGGTTGGGAACAAGGGCTGGGTTAACAGGTCTTGAGCCGATATTGAAGATAGCCAGCAGGCTTTTTTAGTATACGGTTCAGACTCTTGGAAAGATGGTCAACATTGCTTTAAAAAGACAGGTAGTGAGAAGGGGCCTGTTAACCATCCCTTCTTCGCAACTTCTCTACATTTCCATTCGCATACTAATAAATCAAGCCCACATCACAAACTCTCAACAAAacacatcaccccccccctcataTCAACCCCTCTTACCGCCCACCTCTAGCTATCGGAAGCCTattggtgttgttgcacCGTGCTCTCGGTAGTTGATCTCGCCGCTGTACCTCCGTAGGTAGCATCAGTGAGCACCCGGAGCACTTAAAAATGGCACTATTTCTCGAGAGGGAATAGCAGACTGCTCGGTTTAAACAATTGGTTCGGCTGGGGATGGGGTAGGTGAGGGTTTAATTGTGGGTGGACTGGacggtggttgaggtggtttTCGGGTGAGACTGGCTGTTGTTCAAGGTGGTCTTGGGGTCAGGCTGGGTGGTGGCCGAGGTGGTCTCGGGGCATGACGGGGTGCTGTTAGGGGTGGCGGTTGTGTCGATGGTCAGGGTGAACGGGGGGATCATTGGCGTGGGAGTTGACGTGTCGGTTCTCGGGCTGAGTGTCGGGGTGGacgcggtggaggtggccgGCGTGGGAATTGGACTTGATGTTGCGGTCGTGGTCGGTGTGCTGGCCTGGTTGCCAATGAAAGGAGAGATAGTGGTGTTTGCAATCCGGGTGAGAGTCGAGGTGGAATCCTCTACTGCTGTCGTGACAGCTGAGAAAGCCGGCTCAAACTTGTTGACCAGGTCTTCGAGTTGTTCAATGAGTTCTGCTTGGCTTTTGATCTTTTGATGTAGCTTGGCGACCAAGAAGGGGTCGTTTAAGCCGCAGGTGTTGGCTTCATGTTCGGTCTTGGTGTTTTTCGCAGTCTCGTAGTGCTTGGTCCGCTCGATTGTATGTCCAGAGAAATCAAGCCAGTAGTGAGCCCAGGAATAGTAGAGATCagccttttttttggtcTAGGTGCAAAGAAGGAGTCGATTGCAGTTTTCAGTCATAAATTTACTCTATGTAGCATCGAAGTACCTTTGCAGGACTACGGAGGACAGGTAGTTCATTGCCTCCGGTCCCATCCCCTGTCCCATCATTCAATGACCACGACAAGCGGTGCTTGGCATGATGGAGAAAGTGGTCAGCTTCCAGTAGTAAGGTATAAAGGCGAGTTCGATCGTGATGAAGCACAGGGGAAAGAGGAACAAGTGCAATGTTTTTGGTTGAGAAGTATAAATACCCTCTCAGGAGTTTTGGTGGGTCATTGACAAACCGGCGTTGCACCACTCCTAGCTGGCCACCGGACAACTTGCTGGAATTACATCATCCAGCGGACTCTCCTCTTGATAGGTAAAATAATGACACTTGATATTTATTCTGAAGCCATTCAAAGATGGTCAAGAAGCCTTAAATGGGAGCTAGTAGACGCCAAAGGATACCCTAATCAACAGGCGGGATATAGTCCAcacgccaaaaaaaaaaaaaaaaaaacttgaaCGGTAGTCAACAAACCTATTTCCTCACCAGAATGGTATAGGTCAAGCGTCATCACACGTAACTGATTTTCATGACCTGGCTATTTTGTCTAGGACGTGAGAGTGGGAAGGCTGTCAAGCACCTGGTTGCTACAGCACTTCTCTGAAGACTTGGACACCAAAAGCACGGCACAGTCGAAGTAGGTAGACAACTTCCAATTCATTCCCATACCAACCTGGAATTTTCGACTTTAAAATAATAGATACATGAAATACTCAATCTCATACTCTCCTTCTTTAAGGTCCAACCTTTCGGTAAATCACAACTCGCCATCAGGTTCATGGCCAGGCCACCGCAGGTGAAACACCTGAGACCGTATCGTTTTGAAAAGGTGGTAGATCTAGGGCCTCCAGTGATTAGGTGCTCAAAGCAGCTCTCCAGCTTGATGGCATGATTGCGAAGAGGTTGTATCATATGTCTTGTCCAATCTCTCCTGTATGACTACCTACCTGGTGCTGGGAATAATATACAAGAGTATAGAGAGTAAAGTATTGGCTGACAGGTTGCTCGGAAGGTGATTGTGTTCTAGTCTGATAACGGGACACGCTGTGGGCAAAATAAAGGCATTATATTATACCTATCTTTTGAGGACTTGATATTCTGCCGCAGTCTCTATTCTTCTGTCTATGGCGTGCACGAGTTAAATTGTGCTCAGGATAACAGAGCGTTTGATTCAACTAGTGACAAGGTTGGGTTGTTAGAACAAGTTTCTAACCGACGTTGAGTTTACCGTACTATGCTCACCTGGAGCGGGGTCAGGGTTAGAGTAAAAATCGTGGTGATATTTATACCATACCTATCTAAGCTTCCACTGTAGGGGTGTATCATTCCGCAGCAATCTCTATTTCTTTGTCTATAACGTGCCCAGCCCTAACTGATATTGTCATCCATggcaacaaccacatcaaaCCAATATCTCctacaccaaaaaaaaaaaagaaaagaaaagaaaagaaaaaaaatacatTCACCATCACTAGCCAATCCTCCAAAAATGTCTCCATCCTTCTACCCTTCCTCAAGGACCCCAAGGCTGCCCACAAGAAGCGGCTGGCTTCACCTCCGCTAAGCCTTTAGTTCTGGAGGCCTCATGAACCGACAAACCCGCCTCCGAAGCTGGACTTTCAGCTTTCACTGTCAAATTCGATGTGTTGATCTGTGTACCAACAGCCGAAATTCCACCTGTGATGGTGGAAGAAAAGTTGAAGGTGGGAGGCTTGTCCTGTTTACCGAGGTTTTTCGTATCCCTCAGCGAGTTTTGCATCCATTTGTTGAAATCTTGAATCGTCTTATTCAAGTTCTCCAGAGTCTTATTCAAGTCTCCCATGGCCTCTTCGAGGCTCTTATTGGGGTTCTCCACGTCCGTTCCAGATTCCCCCATGTCCTCCTTGAGGGCTTCTGTGGCCTCGTCATTTTCTTCGAAGGGTCCACTGACAGGAGTGGCTCTGTCTTCGAAGACGCCTCCATCTGAGGCCGGGTTCTGCGACCAGCTGATGGCTTCCCCGCGCGCTTCAGCACATTGCTTGAACCAATTGGCCCAGTTCCACATCCTCAAGCCCACTTCATTGTGGGTTAAATCGATGCGTCTGGTGTACACCGCCCAGTTGATTTCTCGGAACTGCGCTTCTAGGCGCTCGACGACGGCGGGATCAGAGGCGATCCTGGGCCGGTAATAGGTCGTTGGCAAGTGGTTAGACATTTTGATGATTGAGTCCAATGGATGGTTTTTGCTGAGTCTCtggagtggtggtgacgacgaggatgtgACGAGAGTGGtgaagagtgagagagacgaagagtgagagagacgaagagtgagagagacGAAGAGTGAGAGACGAAGAGTGAGAGTGGCGAAGAGTGGGAGTGGTAAAGAGAGGGAGTGGCCAAGAGTGAGGCTGGTGGTAATAGGTATAAATAAATAACCTCACAAAATCATACTTTGAATAAAGAAAATCTTCCAAAGTCTAACCACCCGGAACAAAACTTAGATCACGCCTATCTGATTCACATCTTCCCATCAAGCCACGATCTCCTCCCATTTGCGGCTCAAATCAGCAGCCAAAGCCCCTTTTCCAAGCTCTCCGGCCAGCAAGCAAAACGTCATCTTGACTCTCACAACTCAGATCAACCCCCATGGCAGCTTCGCCTCCACTTATCCAGCAAGACCCAGCAGCCAAAGCCTCCTTTTCCAAGCCCTCCAACCGGCAAAGCAAATGTTATCTTCACACTCACAAACCCAAATCAGCTGCCACGACAGCTTTGCCTCCACTTGTCCAGCAACCATCTTTTCAATTCCTTCATCGCAAGCCATTGAGGTCCACACGGGGAGCCCTTCCTGGGAAATCTCTCACCTGAACTTACcactcaccacctccaacttACCACGCCCCCCTCAACCCTAAGAACTCCacagcaaccccaaccccttcttcccctccttcccctccttcccctcctcaccctccttctcccccccctgcccaacagcccccttcaaatcatcaaacacccctcccaccgccccccGAATCCGTCCCTCGATCTTTTCCCCcaatctccccccctcctgtcTGCCATCTTTCTGTTTTActccctccagctccgccccctcctcatcctcctcactgGTGAGCTTAGGCCGCTTAACGTGTGCCTGGTCCAGCCCGGAAACTGTCTCTGGGGCTGAGGTCTCGGCTGGAGCAGAggttgtggggagggtggcagTTTGGTCGAGGGTGGAgtagggggtggtgatggtgcgggTGGAGGGTTGGtcgggggatgtggttgtggtggtgggttcgGTGGCGGatgtggtgggttgggtggtggaggtggtggtggtgttagggagggaggtgtgcTATTCTGTTAGCATATATCAACATGATTGGAAATAAACAACCTACCCCGGTGGGGTGCTCGTTGGGGCGAAAGTATTGAGACATCCTGAAGAACAGACTGGTGTAGTTCGGTGTTAAATGTGTATGATGGGAtgagataggtaggtaggtgatgatggggttcaaaggacgaggaggaggtaggggAGTATATATACACCTTCTCACACGATTCAAAgatgccaaaaaaaaaaaaggcccTTTCATTAATCATCCCAGAACCCGCTTTGTGTCCCGTTCACACAAAAGTCCCTTTGCGCTCCCCTATTTGCGGGGTCTTATATTACATGTGTATGCATCTGTGACATACagcatcacctccccccccctcccagctccCACACCAGACACCCCTCTCGGTTGGAAGGACAAAGTGTTTCCGGTATGAAACGAGCTGACCGCCTGATCAAAGTGTGATCGGGACCGGCCAGGTGGTACTGCCGTGTCTCCCAGAACACCGGATCATTCCACACGGGCCGGCGATGGGAGCGAGTCCTCCTCAGCTGAGCCCGAACAAACACGTAACATGTCCctgacacacacacaatccACAGCCTTGAAACCGCCCTTGTCCGCCCCTCCCACGTAAGCTCTTacgtcccctccccaaaacagGGCTCGCAACACCGTCTCTCTCACAACTTACTCCCCCTCTCCGGCCTCGAAAGCGCCCCACTCATCATGTacatctcctcctgcctctccgGCGCCCTTCCAAACAACACCGCCTCCCGTCCCCCCTTCGTCCCCCACCACGCCACCCCGATAGCGGCCCTCTCAACGTCCATCTCCCcactcaccaacacctcccagaacctcctcttcaccacctccctcaacgcAGAATCCCTAATCTCATTCACCGCGTGAGCAGCAAGCGTCATCCAATCCTCAAAGATATCCAACTGCAAAAACGGCAACGCATCAATCAACGTCAAAACAAGCGTACTCTGCTCCGACATCGGCTCCTGAGCCTCCAGGGGATCAgcagccggcggcggcggaagCGGTGCCTGCCCATTAGGATCTTGTCCAGCAATACTAGCTCGGTAGCGGACCATCTCAAGGAGTGTCTCCGCCAGCTGTGGATGACTGGCGGCAatagggaaggggggtgataAAATCTGCATGACTGTTTTGAATGCTAGACGGAATTGCCGTGGGGAGATGTGCTTGGGAAATGAGGAAAACAAAGTTTCTGCGTAGAATGGGACGATCTTGACGGTGATGGGTGCGTTGTGTGGGCATGATAAGACCGACAAAACCGCGCTGTGGGCTGACTCGAACAGCTCCATCATGCGAGGTGATAGGGGCGCTGCTGCGTTGGTCAGGTAGGTGATTGCCGGCTGGATGATCAACTTGTCGCACGCTtctggtgggaggtggagtGGTAGGTGTTCGGCTACGTTGAGGTAGAACAAGTCGAGTgtgcggtggaggggatggaaGGGGATTGTGCCTTCGGTGTTTGGTTTGATTTCCTCCAGGAACGCTGCTGAGGCGTCCCCGAAGCGGGAGAGTGTGTCGAGGGAGGTTAGGTAGGTGAACTGGTACACCTGGAAGGAGTCGCTTCCGTTCCTGGAAGAGATAAAGTAAAGGTTTCGAAGGGTGTGTAGTGTCTTGGCGGCCACCACTGGCGCCACATCGTGCTTCTTGAGGCGCCAGTCAAGAAGACTGCGGGCCACGACGGCTTGCGAGACGGCGACGATGGCATACATGACTTTCTTGAGGAAGTTCCAGAGCCCCTCCCATGTCCCTGACATGGTTTCCGGGGTGAGGTAGATGCTTTCCTCGGAGATCTCCAGCTCAGAAAGCTTGTTGTTTACTTGCCAATGCTGAAACAGCTTCCCCGTAAACGCGATCAAGTCATCCTGAAGCTGGAGGATTACTTGGGAATTCCGAGCATTCTGAATGGCGTACCCCAGCAACCTCGAAAGGGGGCCCAGGCCAGACACCaatggcttcttctccagctgagTGATATGGAGGTATGACGGCGAGTTTGGTTCCCACGTGAACCTTTCCACAGCTTGTCGAACATCGATATCAACGGCGCCAAGAAAATACCCATCCTCAAGACCATCAGCACCAAGCATGGCCGTCGTCGCAGCCGGGATCAGAGCATCGCAGTTCAACGAGGCGCGTGATGACTCCGACAGCAAGGAAAACGTAAAGTTGAGCGCCAAAGTGACAGGTCCAGCAGGCGCTTGCGGGACTGGTTCATTCTTCCTCAGCGCAAGATTGGCAGCCGTGACAACAGCACGCTCAACCGTCCGGCGCATCCCTCCGCTTAACGAATTCCGGTTCCCgctctccatccccatcaacacaCCGGCAAACACCAAAAGATGCTGCCATCTGTTTGATTGACCGTCGGCTCCCTTCAGAACCGCTGCTGCCCATGCGTCACTGCCCAAGCCGCCACCCGCCCGCGGACCCTTGTGTTTGGCGTTCTCAAGCTCGTTCCGGCGCACGTGAATGGCGGCTGAGTTGAAGATGCTGATGACCCGATAACATGTGCGCATGGCATCCGGACGGCCCCATATTGCCGGCGCAATCAATAGTTGTGAGGTGAGCAGCGAAAGATTCAGGGGATTCGAAAGGTTGGTCAACAGCGCCGTGGTTGACCCATAAATCTGCTCGGTGCGCGCATCGTCGTGAACGTCTTGGTAGAGCTCCAGGACCTTGGTCAGTAGGCGGTCGATAGACATGGCGGGTTGCGGTCGACCGGAACTTGGATTAATTCATAAGAGAGACGGAGAAACAGTCCAACTCTGAACAAGCAGCACCGATGGTGAGAAGAACAATGAGCGAATCGACAGAATTACAGTTTGATATTGAAAAGGCAGTGAATCTACAAAAGTCGAGGGGCAGGTGCGCGTGCTCGGCATCAAAGGTGCGCCGCGCCTGGGTGTGTCGTCGGTGCCGAGGCATATGCTCATAGCCGGGTTATGCATTAACCAAGCTCGCCCAGCTCTGCCTTGTTAGTGCCCCGATGCGCTGAACTCAGCACCAACCACCATCTAATAACTACGGGGCTCAGCTGCAGCTTGATCCACCGGCGATACTGATATCCATTCCTGCAACGGACGACACGGCCGGAACTTGGCGCTGCCTGGTCGCGATGGACCGCATATCGTGAGTTTGCCCCTTGAATGCTGTCTATCATTGCCAGTATCCTAACCTGACCATGCAGTCGCCATATCCGACGCgatgctcctcccccaggcTATACCCAACCGCCGTTCCCGTCCCTGTTCTGGCCGCCCCAGGACTCCAAGGTCGCGCTCTACGAACTCGACGACATCTGGAAGTTTACACTTTATTGGACCCTCATCCTCTATGGCCTGTTTCATCTGGGCGCCGTGGGTGTAGCCGTGTTGATGCAGATCGGCAAGAGGAGGTCTACCTGGAAATATCTCTGGATTGTGCCCCTGATCTATGCTTTTATCGCTGCGTGCGAAGCTGTCATAGCCGGCAGTGTTGTCGGGCTGATGTTGGTTTCCCTGCTATTGCTGGTCAGGGTGTATATGCTGATGTTTGCAGGGTCGGTGCTGGCTATCTTGCTGGAAACTTCACCATGTCGACCTGGGTTCCGTTTGTATGGGGCTGGGTCAACgtcttggtgctgctggtcgCGTCCTTCAGAATCCAGGGCGGTCTGTAACTGGCGCCGAGACAACGGCTTTTGCGCTTCCTGGGCTTGAGTAGCACTCTTTGTCTGGGTTTGACAGAGTCAACAGTAAGCCCAGTCAACGGTCATGACAAACACAACGAGAGAGAGACCAGAAAAGCTTGCGCCTGTTTTAATGGATAGGTGCTTCAATGCTCAGGACGTTGAAGTTGAGACAGCTCCATTGATTTATGCAGCATGAGAGATCCCAGCTATTGCGTCATAACGGGGTTCCACCCCTGTATGGTGGGGGCGCTCTAACATGCCTGCCGGCGCCCCAAATCTTCAGTTGACAGGGCAGAGACGCGATCCGACACTCAGAGACTCAGAAGCTTGACAGACGACGATCCAGCCAAATCCTCAAAGACGAAGAGAAACAACAGCGAGTTCAACAATACTTGCGCTACAATACTAGCGATCACACCGGGGAATGGGTTAGGAGAAGAAAGCGCACAGCAAGGGCCTTTGTTTGCACGAGGCTTCCAAGCTGCCTTCTTCCGAGCCGCACCGCTTTCAGATGGAGAGAGCATACCGAGCATGGGCGCCTGACAGGTAAGTCTATAATTGTCTGATATTCTCCAACCCGTTTCAACCACTTTGTtcacctcaacctctgcATCAACGCCATGGGGGAACCCAAGCGCGCAACCCTTCACACGACCGAGTTCAACGGCCAAGCGCCATCTCCGCGCAAGGTCACAGGCCGTAGTTCGACGACCTCTTCGACAAGCTCACAAAGAAAGATCCATCCTGTCGATCGTGTCAAGACCACCGAGGAGGATCCCAAAGCTGACTCTGAAAATGACAGCGCTCCGGCCTACAACAACCCAGACCGTCTCTACTACCCTCGACAGCCCAAGTCCCTCGCCGGGATCGCCGTCCGCTCCTTTTGCCTCGGGATAGCCCTCACAATTGGCATCTCGAGCACGCTctacatcctcctcttcacctcctccccgctcTGGCGCCTGCCCTTTTTTCTCgcttccctctccacctttcACTTTCTCGAATTCTGGACCACGGCCGCGTACAACACCCGAGCAGCCGAGGTCTCGTCCTTTCTCCTCACGGCCAACTGGCCCGGCTACGCCATCGCCCACTCCTTTGCCACGCTCGAATGCCTCGTCACCAATGTGTTTTTTCCAAACGCACAGTGGGCGCCGTTTCACATTGGGAAACTTGTTTGTGTGGCTGGCTTTGCCTTGACACTGATTGGACAGACGGTCCGCACGGTGGCCATGTGCCAGGCTGGACCTAGTTTCAACCACTTGGTTCAGCACCAGCGGAACGCGGGCCATGTGCTGGTGACGAGCGGGATATACGCGGCGTTCAGACACCCGAGCTACTTTGGGTTCTTTTGGTGGGCGCTGGGGACGCAGCTGACGATGGGGAACGTGGTAAGCTTTGTTGGGTATGCGGCGGTGCTGTGGAAGTTTTTTAGCGGGAGgatcaaggtggaggaggaggcgctggtgaggttttttggggaggagtaTGTTGATTataggaggagggtggggacCAAGATTCCTTTTGTTCCTTGAGGTCGACAGGTTGGTTTGGTAGGGACTTGGAGTTGGGTTAGGTTTGGGTTATTTGGGGGAATTGGGATCGGAaaatgggaggggggggggggtgtatCATAGATTATGGTAGGGATAGGGATCAAGAGAATGATTTTTGAGATCAAAGTGGTGGTTAGTGTATTAAAACGTGTGAATTTTCTCATTTCCATCTACTTGTCATTACTGTCCGGCTATATACAACAGCAGCTTATACGATCACTCCCCTATATATAacgggaaaaaaaagaaatcagTGAGGAGCAGGACAAACAGCCTGGACGctctggtgctgctgctgcctgcTCACGCTCCCGTACTTGGCCTGCCAAGCATAAAAGTACATGAGCGCTGCGAACGGCTGTCCGAATATCGTGAAAGAGACCCAAAAGATGGTGTTGCCCAGCAGCTTCCCGCTCGACGACTTTCTTTTCTCCAGCGGTTGGGTTATTTGGATGAGGGGTAGCTGTAAGAACATGCCCAGAAAGGCGACACCTACTATCCGTTAGCATCACGACCtttgatgggaggaaggggggataGGGGAAAAATACCGATGAGATTGTGAGTAGGTACACCAACCAGCAACTCA includes:
- a CDS encoding hypothetical protein (COG:S; EggNog:ENOG503P5VC), which gives rise to MDRISRHIRRDAPPPGYTQPPFPSLFWPPQDSKVALYELDDIWKFTLYWTLILYGLFHLGAVGVAVLMQIGKRRSTWKYLWIVPLIYAFIAACEAVIAGSVVGLMVGAGYLAGNFTMSTWVPFVWGWVNVLVLLVASFRIQGGL
- the STE14 gene encoding farnesyl cysteine-carboxyl methyltransferase (COG:O; EggNog:ENOG503P25D), translating into MERAYRAWAPDSAPAYNNPDRLYYPRQPKSLAGIAVRSFCLGIALTIGISSTLYILLFTSSPLWRLPFFLASLSTFHFLEFWTTAAYNTRAAEVSSFLLTANWPGYAIAHSFATLECLVTNVFFPNAQWAPFHIGKLVCVAGFALTLIGQTVRTVAMCQAGPSFNHLVQHQRNAGHVLVTSGIYAAFRHPSYFGFFWWALGTQLTMGNVVSFVGYAAVLWKFFSGRIKVEEEALVRFFGEEYVDYRRRVGTKIPFVP
- a CDS encoding hypothetical protein (COG:S; EggNog:ENOG503NZDH), with amino-acid sequence MSIDRLLTKVLELYQDVHDDARTEQIYGSTTALLTNLSNPLNLSLLTSQLLIAPAIWGRPDAMRTCYRVISIFNSAAIHVRRNELENAKHKGPRAGGGLGSDAWAAAVLKGADGQSNRWQHLLVFAGVLMGMESGNRNSLSGGMRRTVERAVVTAANLALRKNEPVPQAPAGPVTLALNFTFSLLSESSRASLNCDALIPAATTAMLGADGLEDGYFLGAVDIDVRQAVERFTWEPNSPSYLHITQLEKKPLVSGLGPLSRLLGYAIQNARNSQVILQLQDDLIAFTGKLFQHWQVNNKLSELEISEESIYLTPETMSGTWEGLWNFLKKVMYAIVAVSQAVVARSLLDWRLKKHDVAPVVAAKTLHTLRNLYFISSRNGSDSFQVYQFTYLTSLDTLSRFGDASAAFLEEIKPNTEGTIPFHPLHRTLDLFYLNVAEHLPLHLPPEACDKLIIQPAITYLTNAAAPLSPRMMELFESAHSAVLSVLSCPHNAPITVKIVPFYAETLFSSFPKHISPRQFRLAFKTVMQILSPPFPIAASHPQLAETLLEMVRYRASIAGQDPNGQAPLPPPPAADPLEAQEPMSEQSTLVLTLIDALPFLQLDIFEDWMTLAAHAVNEIRDSALREVVKRRFWEVLVSGEMDVERAAIGVAWWGTKGGREAVLFGRAPERQEEMYMMSGALSRPERGSKL